A genomic region of Micromonospora sp. NBRC 110009 contains the following coding sequences:
- a CDS encoding MFS transporter, whose amino-acid sequence MTGVQEARPRGVRRWAIDLRPLRVPTFRRVWLGNSVAMFGFQFTAVAVPVEMFDLTGGSFWVGLLGVAGFLPLLIFGLWGGAVADARDRRLVLLAAGGLLWAATLGLLLQSLFRVGSPVLLLALVAVQSIAFAITSPARSAILPRLVPDDLVPAASTLNFTTFTATSVFGPLTAGLIFATWRTDVGLPIAYAVDALLFTVSLWATLRLPAMPPEPDPDSDGTPRRAGLASIVDGFRYLATTPVLLLSFAIDLIAMILAMPRALFPEVAHERLGGGGAVGWLYSAIAIGAMLGGLTSGWIGRLRRQGVVLVLAVVGWGVSIALAGLARQLWLVVLLLAVAGAADLVSSVLRQSMLLIYAPDRMRGRLQGVNTVVVAGGPRLGDLRAGALAAGFGTSVAWVGGGLAAAVLAMLLVVVFPALLRYRAATRS is encoded by the coding sequence GTGACGGGGGTGCAGGAGGCCCGGCCGCGCGGGGTGCGCCGCTGGGCGATCGACCTGCGTCCGCTGCGGGTGCCCACCTTCCGCCGGGTGTGGCTCGGCAACAGCGTGGCGATGTTCGGCTTCCAGTTCACCGCGGTGGCCGTACCGGTGGAGATGTTCGACCTGACCGGCGGCTCGTTCTGGGTCGGGCTGCTGGGCGTGGCCGGGTTCCTGCCGCTGCTGATCTTCGGGCTCTGGGGCGGCGCGGTCGCCGACGCCCGGGACCGGCGGCTGGTGCTGCTGGCGGCGGGCGGGCTGCTCTGGGCGGCGACCCTGGGGCTGCTGCTCCAGTCGCTGTTCCGGGTCGGCAGCCCGGTGCTGCTGCTCGCCCTGGTGGCGGTGCAGTCGATCGCGTTCGCCATCACCTCGCCGGCCCGCAGCGCGATCCTGCCGCGGCTGGTGCCGGACGACCTGGTCCCGGCGGCCAGCACGCTGAACTTCACCACGTTCACCGCGACCTCGGTCTTCGGGCCGCTCACGGCCGGCCTGATCTTCGCCACCTGGCGGACCGACGTCGGGCTGCCGATCGCGTACGCGGTGGACGCGCTGCTCTTCACCGTCTCGCTCTGGGCCACCCTGCGGCTGCCGGCCATGCCGCCGGAGCCCGACCCGGACAGCGACGGCACCCCGCGCCGGGCGGGGCTCGCCAGCATCGTGGACGGGTTCCGCTACCTGGCCACCACGCCGGTGCTGCTGCTGTCCTTCGCCATCGACCTGATCGCGATGATCCTGGCCATGCCCCGGGCGCTCTTCCCGGAGGTGGCGCACGAGCGGCTCGGCGGCGGCGGCGCGGTCGGCTGGCTCTACAGCGCGATCGCCATCGGGGCGATGCTGGGCGGCCTCACCTCCGGGTGGATCGGTCGGCTGCGCCGGCAGGGGGTCGTGCTGGTGCTGGCCGTGGTGGGCTGGGGTGTGTCGATCGCCCTGGCCGGGCTGGCCCGCCAGCTCTGGCTGGTGGTGCTGCTGCTGGCGGTGGCCGGGGCGGCCGACCTGGTCAGCTCGGTGCTGCGCCAGTCGATGCTGCTGATCTACGCGCCGGACCGGATGCGCGGCCGGCTCCAGGGCGTGAACACCGTCGTGGTCGCCGGTGGGCCGCGCCTGGGTGACCTGCGGGCCGGGGCGCTGGCCGCCGGCTTCGGCACGAGTGTCGCCTGGGTCGGCGGCGGGCTCGCCGCCGCGGTCCTCGCGATGCTGCTCGTGGTGGTCTTCCCGGCGCTGCTCCGCTACCGCGCCGCCACCCGCTCCTGA